In Tsuneonella dongtanensis, a single window of DNA contains:
- a CDS encoding S24 family peptidase, with protein sequence MLGRNPAYVQQFIKRGSPRKLDDEDRKTLACFFGVDEQVLGGPANPVNDGMVEIPVLDVEASAGFGAVAASETAHTMFGFDERWLRHLTSAKSASLSIVGVKGDSMEPTLSDGDEVLVDASDHGSRLRDGIYVLRSDDTLVVKRIAIKPGGRQITIASDNPAYPTWHDMDRSEVHVVGRVIWFGRAL encoded by the coding sequence TTGCTCGGCCGCAACCCCGCCTATGTGCAGCAATTCATCAAGCGCGGTTCACCGCGAAAGCTCGATGACGAAGACCGAAAGACACTCGCCTGCTTCTTCGGCGTCGATGAGCAAGTGCTCGGCGGTCCCGCCAATCCGGTCAATGATGGTATGGTCGAGATCCCCGTTCTCGATGTGGAAGCATCTGCCGGGTTCGGCGCGGTAGCTGCCAGTGAGACTGCACACACCATGTTCGGGTTCGACGAGCGGTGGCTGCGGCACCTGACGTCGGCCAAGAGCGCTAGCCTGTCGATCGTTGGCGTAAAGGGTGACTCGATGGAGCCCACTCTCAGCGATGGCGACGAGGTCCTGGTCGATGCTTCAGATCACGGCTCGCGGCTGCGAGACGGGATCTACGTCCTTCGCTCTGATGATACCCTCGTCGTGAAGCGTATCGCTATCAAACCAGGTGGTCGCCAGATCACCATTGCCAGCGACAATCCGGCTTACCCTACCTGGCACGACATGGATCGGTCGGAGGTTCACGTGGTGGGCCGGGTTATCTGGTTTGGCCGAGCCTTGTAG